The proteins below come from a single Paracoccus sp. SCSIO 75233 genomic window:
- a CDS encoding lipoprotein-releasing ABC transporter permease subunit, with protein sequence MPAPKPFSRYEFLIAWRYLRARRAEGGVSVMTWISLIGIALGVAALIVTLAVRTGFREEFVDTILGANAHTTVYMSPSSFANELTGEVYLQPGTISDYDALSDKISALDGVTRSAPVVKGQVMATANSSANVAEVFGISSENLKKIPRIADPETGIGDIERFNDGIAIGSGIARELGVVIGDRIQLISPDGAQTAFGTTPRVNAYVVTYIFTAGRYDIDRTRVYMPLVEAQSYFNRENVVDEIEVYVTNPEQIGNWTVPLIQTAGEGAQVWTWKDSSGSFLRALDIEDDVMFIILSVLVLIATMNITSGLIMLVKNKGRDIGILRTMGLTEGSVLRVFFLCGAFTGVIGTIAGVVIGVIVSLNVDHIMSLLGSGAWDASVRGIYELPAKLRAMDIGKAVALSLTLSFIVTIFPASRAARMNPVEALRYE encoded by the coding sequence ATGCCTGCCCCAAAACCCTTCTCCCGCTACGAGTTTCTCATCGCCTGGCGCTATCTCCGCGCCCGCCGCGCCGAGGGCGGCGTTTCGGTCATGACATGGATCAGCCTGATCGGCATCGCCCTCGGCGTCGCCGCCCTGATCGTCACCCTCGCTGTCCGCACGGGCTTCAGAGAGGAGTTCGTGGACACAATACTTGGTGCCAACGCCCACACGACAGTCTACATGTCGCCCTCATCCTTCGCGAATGAACTCACCGGGGAAGTCTATCTCCAGCCGGGAACGATCAGCGATTACGACGCCCTGTCCGACAAAATCTCCGCTCTCGACGGCGTCACCCGCAGCGCCCCAGTGGTGAAAGGGCAGGTCATGGCGACGGCGAACAGCAGCGCCAATGTCGCGGAAGTCTTTGGCATATCTTCGGAAAACCTGAAGAAAATCCCCCGCATTGCCGATCCGGAAACCGGCATCGGTGACATCGAACGCTTCAACGACGGCATCGCCATCGGCTCCGGCATCGCTCGCGAACTGGGCGTCGTCATCGGCGATCGGATCCAGCTCATCTCGCCAGACGGCGCGCAAACGGCTTTCGGGACCACGCCGCGCGTCAACGCCTACGTGGTCACCTATATCTTCACCGCAGGCCGCTACGACATCGACCGCACACGGGTCTACATGCCGCTGGTCGAGGCGCAGAGCTACTTCAACCGTGAGAATGTCGTCGACGAGATCGAGGTCTACGTCACCAACCCCGAGCAGATCGGAAACTGGACGGTGCCGCTGATCCAGACGGCGGGCGAGGGGGCGCAGGTCTGGACGTGGAAGGACAGCTCCGGCAGCTTCCTGCGCGCGCTGGATATCGAGGATGACGTGATGTTCATCATCCTGTCTGTCCTCGTGCTGATCGCGACGATGAATATCACCTCGGGCCTGATCATGCTGGTGAAAAACAAGGGCCGCGACATCGGCATCCTGCGCACGATGGGCCTGACGGAGGGCTCGGTGCTGCGGGTGTTCTTCCTTTGCGGGGCGTTCACCGGGGTGATCGGCACGATTGCCGGGGTGGTGATCGGCGTGATCGTTTCGCTGAATGTCGATCATATCATGTCCCTTCTGGGCAGCGGGGCGTGGGACGCCTCGGTCCGTGGGATCTACGAACTGCCCGCGAAACTGCGCGCTATGGACATCGGCAAGGCCGTGGCACTGTCGCTGACGCTCAGCTTTATCGTGACGATCTTTCCTGCCTCACGCGCGGCGCGGATGAACCCGGTGGAGGCCCTGCGGTATGAGTGA